In Flagellatimonas centrodinii, a single window of DNA contains:
- a CDS encoding methyl-accepting chemotaxis protein — translation MKLKSNHLDLLLLAAPITVSAVHLYLLFATHEPGWIYLSGAALVVSWAMAYLFRFQMTQPTAAQTAALDASTALVDEMREFVTDEIGGTRKEIERARGLVSDAVRRLAQSFERMNGESRSQAELMGRVLERRDGEPGQGGVRQFADDARSLMERMSTALSQVSSQSGATVSQIDGMAQKLDGMFVLLEDVKTIADQTNLLALNAAIEAARAGEAGRGFAVVADEVRSLSQRSNTFNEQIRRLAVDAKEAVSSVRVAVAAMSQRDGSLSEEAQSGTTRLIGHVQAIHNTLSETLNEAQSSTKRIGQSVAEAVRSLQFEDISTQALGAAEVHLKRLEDIEHETRALDALRLKGGKDCVPELERLTQRVREVRGRVAVPPHKPVSQVAMQVGEVELF, via the coding sequence ATGAAACTCAAGTCAAACCATCTGGACCTGTTACTGCTGGCAGCACCGATCACGGTGTCGGCCGTACATCTATACCTGCTGTTTGCCACCCATGAGCCCGGATGGATCTATCTCAGTGGTGCGGCCCTGGTGGTGAGCTGGGCGATGGCCTATCTGTTCCGATTCCAGATGACGCAGCCGACCGCCGCGCAGACCGCTGCGCTGGACGCGAGCACTGCGCTGGTCGACGAGATGCGCGAGTTTGTGACCGATGAGATCGGGGGCACACGCAAGGAAATCGAACGCGCGAGGGGGCTGGTCAGCGATGCGGTGCGGCGTCTGGCACAGAGCTTCGAGCGGATGAACGGCGAGTCACGGAGTCAGGCCGAGTTGATGGGTCGGGTGTTGGAGCGCCGCGATGGCGAGCCGGGCCAGGGCGGCGTACGCCAGTTTGCCGACGATGCCCGTAGCCTGATGGAGCGCATGTCCACCGCGCTGTCCCAGGTCAGCAGTCAGTCCGGTGCCACGGTCAGCCAGATCGATGGCATGGCGCAGAAGCTCGACGGCATGTTCGTGTTGCTGGAAGACGTCAAGACCATTGCCGACCAGACCAACCTATTGGCACTCAATGCCGCCATCGAGGCCGCTCGGGCGGGCGAGGCGGGACGCGGATTTGCCGTGGTCGCCGACGAGGTGCGTTCGCTGTCGCAGCGGTCAAACACCTTCAATGAGCAGATCCGCCGGCTGGCGGTGGATGCCAAGGAAGCGGTGTCGTCGGTGCGGGTTGCGGTCGCCGCCATGAGTCAGCGCGACGGTAGCCTCAGCGAAGAGGCCCAGAGCGGCACCACCCGCCTGATCGGCCATGTACAAGCGATTCACAACACCCTCAGTGAGACGCTCAACGAGGCCCAGTCGTCGACAAAGCGGATCGGTCAATCGGTCGCTGAAGCGGTGCGTTCGCTGCAGTTCGAAGATATCTCGACCCAGGCGCTGGGCGCCGCCGAAGTACATCTCAAACGTCTTGAGGACATCGAGCATGAAACCCGTGCTCTCGATGCGCTTCGACTCAAGGGGGGCAAGGACTGCGTGCCCGAGCTGGAGCGCTTGACCCAGCGCGTGCGCGAAGTACGCGGGCGGGTCGCGGTGCCCCCCCACAAGCCGGTGTCCCAGGTCGCAATGCAGGTGGGCGAGGTCGAGTTGTTCTGA
- a CDS encoding chemotaxis protein CheA, with product MSIDLSRFHAGFFEESLEGLAVMETGLLALENGSADEETLHAIFRAAHSIKGGAGSFGFARISQATHHLETLLDELRSGHRRADAEVLKVLYLALDGVRAMITAAQAGGALPETRVQAFEAALKAVLDQGASGPVASTPAPLASASPSRLWHLQFAPSPALLSTGNEPLLLMQALAELGTLEGEVQVPADLHLAELSPDDCRLSWQLRLTTAATEADIREIFAWVEDCCLLTLTPMPASTPLTVSTAMGEPEAVAVTAAVAVTGPAPVPEAAVPPALPTASIRVGVDKVDALINLVGELVITQAMLQQASSVLDPATFERLHAGLAQLERNTRSLQASVLAVRMLPVGTVFSRFPRLVRDLADKLGKKVRLVLDGESTELDKGMIERITDPLTHLLRNALDHGLETPAERRAAGKNEEGRLRLSARHASGAIVLEIEDDGRGLNRERIVARALERGVISQLPATDNEIDQLIFEPGFSTAEAVTDVSGRGVGMDVVRKNVLALGGRIDLGTTPGQGTRITVRLPLTLAILDGMSIAVGDEVFIVPISSVLESLQPTPEQLPPLSGAQRLVKVRERYLPLMRLSERFGLPGGSDGPGIAVVVEADGRRLALMVDALVGQQQVVIKSLEQNYQTVPGIAGATILGDGRVALILDVAQLASESALAVAA from the coding sequence ATGAGTATCGACCTGTCCCGATTTCACGCCGGGTTCTTCGAGGAAAGTCTCGAAGGTCTGGCGGTGATGGAAACGGGCCTGTTGGCACTGGAGAACGGTAGTGCTGACGAGGAAACGCTGCATGCCATCTTTCGTGCTGCGCATTCCATCAAGGGCGGCGCCGGCAGTTTCGGTTTCGCCCGCATCAGCCAGGCCACCCATCACCTCGAAACGCTGTTGGACGAGCTTCGCAGCGGTCACCGTCGCGCCGATGCCGAGGTGCTGAAGGTGCTGTACCTGGCACTGGACGGGGTGCGCGCGATGATCACGGCCGCCCAGGCCGGCGGCGCGCTCCCCGAGACCCGGGTGCAGGCTTTTGAAGCCGCCTTGAAGGCGGTGCTCGACCAGGGCGCGAGCGGTCCCGTTGCGTCGACGCCAGCGCCGCTTGCGAGCGCATCTCCATCGCGTCTCTGGCACCTGCAGTTCGCACCGTCGCCGGCACTGCTGTCGACTGGCAACGAGCCGCTGTTGTTGATGCAGGCGCTGGCCGAACTCGGCACGCTGGAGGGTGAGGTTCAGGTGCCTGCCGACCTGCATCTGGCCGAACTGTCACCGGATGACTGTCGCCTGTCTTGGCAGCTACGACTCACCACGGCTGCAACCGAAGCCGACATTCGTGAGATCTTCGCCTGGGTCGAAGACTGCTGCCTGCTGACCCTGACGCCGATGCCGGCGTCGACGCCACTGACGGTCTCCACCGCCATGGGCGAGCCCGAGGCGGTCGCCGTGACCGCTGCGGTGGCCGTGACCGGCCCCGCCCCGGTGCCGGAGGCCGCGGTGCCGCCGGCGCTGCCGACCGCGTCCATCCGTGTCGGTGTCGACAAGGTCGACGCGCTGATCAATCTGGTGGGTGAGTTGGTGATTACCCAGGCAATGCTGCAACAGGCCAGCAGCGTGCTCGACCCGGCCACATTCGAGCGGCTGCACGCGGGGCTGGCCCAGCTCGAGCGCAATACCCGCTCCCTGCAGGCCTCGGTGCTGGCGGTACGCATGCTTCCCGTCGGCACGGTGTTCTCGCGGTTTCCGCGACTGGTGCGCGACCTGGCTGACAAGTTGGGCAAGAAGGTTCGACTGGTGCTCGATGGCGAGAGCACGGAACTCGACAAGGGCATGATCGAACGCATCACCGATCCGCTGACCCACTTGCTTCGCAATGCCCTGGATCACGGTCTGGAAACGCCCGCCGAGCGCCGTGCGGCCGGCAAGAACGAAGAGGGTCGCCTGCGCTTGTCCGCCCGGCATGCCTCGGGGGCCATCGTGCTCGAAATCGAAGATGACGGCCGCGGCCTCAACCGCGAGCGCATCGTCGCTCGGGCACTGGAGCGTGGCGTGATCAGTCAGCTTCCCGCCACCGACAACGAAATCGACCAGCTGATCTTCGAGCCCGGCTTTTCCACAGCCGAGGCGGTCACCGACGTTTCCGGTCGCGGTGTCGGTATGGATGTGGTGCGCAAGAACGTCTTGGCGCTCGGCGGTCGTATCGACCTCGGGACGACACCGGGGCAGGGCACCCGAATCACGGTTCGACTGCCGCTCACCCTCGCCATTCTCGACGGCATGAGCATCGCGGTCGGCGACGAGGTGTTCATCGTGCCCATCTCCAGTGTGCTCGAAAGCCTACAGCCGACGCCGGAGCAACTGCCGCCGCTGTCCGGCGCCCAGCGCCTGGTCAAGGTTCGGGAACGTTACCTGCCGCTCATGCGCCTGTCCGAGCGCTTCGGTCTGCCCGGTGGCAGTGATGGCCCCGGCATTGCGGTGGTGGTGGAAGCCGACGGTCGCCGTTTGGCGCTGATGGTGGATGCACTGGTGGGACAGCAGCAGGTGGTCATCAAGAGCCTGGAGCAGAACTATCAGACGGTCCCGGGTATTGCCGGGGCAACGATTCTCGGGGACGGGCGCGTGGCGCTGATCCTCGATGTGGCGCAGCTGGCCAGCGAATCCGCACTTGCGGTCGCGGCCTGA
- a CDS encoding chemotaxis protein CheW: protein MDGSSAPLDNNEANAIGAEYLTFCLGAENYGVDILRVQEIRGYDSVTRLPAAPAFIKGVINLRGTIVPVVDMRIKFGLGEPVYDSFTVMVILNVANRVIGMVVDRVSDVVRLRPEDIKDTPEFGSGLDVRYVAGLAERDGQMLIVVDIEKLFKSQEMALFDSAVAG from the coding sequence ATGGATGGCAGTTCCGCACCGCTCGACAACAACGAGGCCAACGCCATCGGCGCCGAGTACCTAACGTTTTGCCTGGGCGCTGAAAACTACGGTGTCGACATCCTGAGGGTGCAGGAAATCCGTGGCTATGATTCGGTCACCCGTCTCCCGGCAGCGCCCGCCTTCATCAAGGGCGTGATCAATCTGCGCGGCACCATCGTCCCGGTGGTCGACATGCGGATCAAGTTCGGACTCGGTGAGCCGGTCTATGACAGCTTCACCGTGATGGTGATTCTCAACGTCGCCAACCGCGTCATCGGCATGGTGGTCGACCGGGTCTCCGACGTGGTCCGCCTGCGCCCCGAAGATATCAAGGATACGCCCGAGTTCGGCAGCGGTCTGGATGTCCGCTATGTCGCCGGTCTTGCCGAACGCGACGGTCAGATGCTGATCGTCGTAGACATCGAAAAACTGTTCAAAAGTCAGGAGATGGCGCTGTTCGACAGCGCTGTCGCTGGTTGA
- a CDS encoding response regulator: protein MPHILAVDDSPSMRQMVSFTLSSAGYEVTEAEDGAVALDKARGGRFDLVLADVNMPNLDGISLIKALRDLPDYRYTPMLMLTTEAGDGKKQEGRAAGATGWIVKPFNPEQLLATLKRVLPA from the coding sequence ATGCCCCATATCCTTGCCGTTGACGATTCTCCCTCCATGCGCCAGATGGTCAGTTTCACGCTGTCCAGTGCCGGCTATGAGGTGACCGAAGCCGAGGACGGCGCGGTGGCGCTCGACAAGGCCCGCGGCGGCCGGTTTGACCTGGTCCTGGCGGATGTCAACATGCCGAATCTCGACGGCATCAGCCTGATCAAGGCGCTGCGTGACCTGCCGGACTACCGCTACACGCCAATGCTCATGCTCACCACCGAAGCGGGTGATGGCAAGAAGCAGGAAGGCCGCGCTGCCGGTGCCACCGGGTGGATCGTCAAGCCGTTCAACCCCGAGCAGCTGCTGGCGACCCTCAAGCGTGTGCTCCCCGCATGA
- a CDS encoding DUF3047 domain-containing protein has product MPVRNAPSTIPTTLRLIGHRLLQRWRHRGQGDGVADLSPARLAPVLAALGPGAVEVHRLSVPAGGAWIDSGIDLAPGDTVTLHAHGRVWLARALDVGFSATVGLWYRVGDQPLRKVTAAAAPLDVGDGGRLWWVAKPPGEFANRAGDFEAVPERAPLKGGFEVVLLQWRGDGPARLADAARLDAAAFLPVLERLRAPLRPPVGWHYLWRLGDGELYRADPEQANGLCCHTHADVGILQYPVDLPLTDDTRLDWSWCVEQLPSALPEHTPPTHDYLSIAVEFDNGLDLTYMWSVSLPVDTVFQCPLPWWDQRETHWVVRSGTSALGQWLPESRSLLADYRHAIGGPLPARVVAVWLIANSAFQRGQGRCRYRGIALHGAMGPVRIGADQR; this is encoded by the coding sequence ATGCCCGTCCGCAACGCCCCCTCGACGATTCCCACCACCCTCCGACTGATCGGCCACCGGCTGCTGCAGCGTTGGCGCCATCGAGGCCAGGGCGACGGTGTCGCAGACCTGTCACCAGCGCGTCTGGCACCGGTGCTGGCGGCGTTGGGGCCGGGGGCGGTGGAGGTTCATCGGCTCTCGGTCCCGGCCGGCGGCGCCTGGATCGACAGCGGGATTGACCTCGCCCCCGGCGACACGGTCACGCTGCACGCCCACGGCCGGGTCTGGCTGGCACGGGCGCTGGATGTCGGTTTCAGTGCCACCGTCGGGCTCTGGTATCGCGTCGGTGACCAGCCATTGCGCAAGGTGACTGCCGCTGCGGCACCACTGGACGTCGGCGATGGCGGGCGGCTGTGGTGGGTGGCCAAGCCCCCCGGCGAATTTGCCAACCGGGCTGGCGATTTCGAGGCGGTGCCGGAGCGCGCACCGCTCAAGGGTGGGTTCGAGGTCGTGCTGTTGCAGTGGCGAGGCGACGGCCCCGCGCGGCTGGCGGACGCGGCCCGCCTGGACGCCGCGGCCTTTCTGCCCGTGCTGGAACGGCTGCGTGCGCCGCTGCGGCCGCCCGTCGGCTGGCACTATCTGTGGCGACTGGGTGACGGCGAGCTGTACCGCGCCGACCCCGAGCAGGCGAACGGTCTGTGCTGCCATACCCATGCCGACGTTGGCATCCTGCAGTACCCGGTGGACCTGCCGCTGACCGATGACACCCGTCTGGACTGGTCGTGGTGTGTCGAGCAATTGCCCTCGGCCTTGCCCGAGCACACTCCGCCCACCCATGACTACCTGTCGATTGCCGTCGAGTTCGACAACGGCCTCGACCTCACCTACATGTGGAGCGTGTCGCTGCCGGTTGATACGGTCTTCCAATGCCCTCTGCCGTGGTGGGATCAACGGGAGACTCACTGGGTCGTTCGCAGTGGCACCTCGGCATTGGGCCAATGGTTGCCGGAAAGCAGATCGCTGCTGGCGGATTACCGGCACGCCATCGGCGGCCCGCTGCCGGCGCGGGTGGTGGCGGTCTGGCTGATCGCCAATAGCGCCTTTCAGCGGGGGCAGGGGCGCTGTCGATATCGCGGAATCGCCCTGCACGGCGCGATGGGTCCGGTGCGGATCGGGGCCGACCAGCGCTGA
- a CDS encoding methyl-accepting chemotaxis protein: MSNPTSPLAAPAAPLAGLAAAAVVLPALCLAHMNGALSMAGWVGASLLVVAAALAAAVAGYRRLHALTEGRAASLVDATARQQQLQALQSERDDLAGQLAALGRSQAVISFSPSGQILDANNNFLDTLGYSLAEVKGQHHSMFVDPDYRSTAEYRQFWEQLGRGEFDAAQYLRFGKGGREVWIQATYNPVLDEQGKVIKVIKYATDITEQKQAEIAAAKADAERAAKEKQIAEENLRIRQALDNVSTNVMIADNDRRVTYTNRAVLEMLQHAEADIRKDLPQFDARKVLGGSIDVFHKNPAHQTRMLADLKGIHRAQIVVGGRTFTLIVNPIFNPQGERQGTVVEWGDRTAEVAVEAEVGHIVAAANSGDFSERIAVSGKQGFFHTLATGINSLLDTNEKAFNEVLRILGAMSAGDLTQRITDDYSGTFARLKEDANGTVDKLTGMINQIKQATDSINTASKEIAAGNLDLSRRTEQQAASLEETASSMEELTSTVKQNAENAKQANQLAIGAADVAGKGGKVVSDVVVTMSSITDSSKKIADIIGVIDGIAFQTNILALNAAVEAARAGEQGRGFAVVASEVRSLAQRSAAAAKEIKTLISDSVDKIQGGSELVETAGRTMDEIVNSVKRVTDIMGEISAASLEQSQGIEQVNQTITSMDEVTQQNAALVEQASAAARSLEEQAGGLSESVGSFRLAVGGPSAPPPSSSKVTALPTPSRTASPAQRKPSAPAPRAARPAAAAAGGQAASASDEDWTEF, from the coding sequence ATGTCGAACCCTACTTCCCCTCTCGCCGCGCCCGCCGCGCCGCTGGCCGGTCTTGCGGCCGCCGCAGTGGTGCTGCCCGCGCTCTGTCTCGCGCACATGAATGGCGCCCTGTCGATGGCCGGATGGGTCGGCGCCTCGTTGTTGGTGGTGGCGGCGGCCCTGGCCGCCGCAGTCGCGGGCTACCGCCGGCTGCATGCACTGACGGAAGGACGCGCGGCAAGCCTGGTCGACGCTACTGCCCGGCAGCAGCAACTTCAGGCGCTGCAGAGCGAGCGGGACGACTTGGCGGGCCAGCTCGCGGCACTGGGACGTTCCCAAGCCGTGATCTCGTTCAGCCCCAGCGGTCAGATCCTGGATGCCAACAACAATTTTCTCGATACCTTGGGCTATTCGCTGGCCGAAGTGAAAGGTCAGCACCACTCGATGTTCGTCGATCCGGACTACCGCAGCACGGCCGAGTATCGGCAGTTCTGGGAGCAACTCGGACGCGGTGAATTCGATGCGGCGCAGTACCTCCGTTTTGGCAAGGGCGGGCGTGAGGTCTGGATCCAGGCTACCTACAACCCGGTTCTGGACGAACAGGGCAAGGTGATCAAGGTCATCAAGTACGCCACGGATATCACCGAGCAGAAGCAGGCCGAGATTGCGGCTGCCAAGGCGGATGCCGAGCGTGCGGCAAAGGAAAAGCAGATCGCTGAAGAGAACCTCCGGATTCGCCAGGCGCTCGACAACGTCAGCACCAACGTCATGATTGCCGACAATGATCGCCGGGTGACCTACACCAACCGTGCGGTGCTGGAGATGCTGCAGCATGCCGAGGCCGACATCCGTAAGGATCTGCCGCAGTTCGATGCTCGCAAGGTGCTGGGCGGCAGTATCGACGTGTTTCACAAGAATCCGGCCCACCAGACGCGCATGCTGGCTGACCTCAAGGGCATTCACCGTGCCCAGATCGTCGTTGGTGGGCGTACCTTCACGCTGATCGTGAATCCCATCTTCAATCCGCAAGGCGAGCGTCAGGGCACTGTCGTCGAGTGGGGTGACCGCACGGCTGAAGTCGCGGTCGAGGCTGAGGTCGGTCATATCGTTGCCGCTGCCAACAGCGGGGACTTCTCGGAGCGGATTGCGGTTTCCGGAAAGCAGGGTTTCTTCCATACCCTGGCGACCGGGATCAACTCGCTGCTCGATACCAACGAGAAGGCCTTCAACGAGGTGCTGCGTATTCTCGGCGCGATGTCTGCCGGCGATCTGACACAGCGGATTACCGACGACTACAGCGGGACCTTCGCCCGCCTCAAGGAAGACGCCAACGGCACCGTCGACAAGCTCACCGGGATGATCAACCAGATCAAGCAGGCGACCGACTCCATCAATACCGCATCGAAGGAGATTGCAGCCGGCAACCTTGACCTGTCTCGCCGCACCGAACAGCAGGCCGCAAGCCTGGAGGAAACCGCCAGTTCGATGGAGGAGCTGACCAGCACCGTCAAGCAGAACGCCGAGAACGCCAAGCAGGCCAATCAGCTGGCGATCGGCGCTGCCGATGTTGCTGGCAAGGGCGGCAAAGTGGTCTCCGACGTGGTGGTGACGATGAGCTCGATCACCGATTCGTCGAAGAAGATTGCCGACATCATCGGCGTCATCGACGGCATTGCCTTCCAGACCAATATCCTGGCGCTGAATGCTGCCGTCGAAGCGGCGCGTGCCGGTGAGCAGGGGCGGGGCTTCGCGGTGGTGGCGTCCGAAGTCCGGTCGCTGGCGCAGCGCTCCGCCGCCGCGGCAAAGGAGATCAAGACCCTGATCTCCGATTCCGTCGACAAGATTCAGGGCGGTTCCGAGCTGGTGGAAACCGCAGGGCGCACCATGGATGAAATCGTCAACTCGGTAAAGCGGGTGACCGACATCATGGGCGAGATCTCCGCCGCCAGCCTGGAGCAGAGTCAGGGCATCGAGCAGGTCAACCAGACCATCACGTCGATGGACGAGGTGACCCAGCAGAACGCCGCCCTGGTCGAGCAGGCCTCCGCCGCCGCACGATCACTGGAAGAGCAGGCCGGTGGTTTGTCCGAATCGGTCGGCAGCTTCCGCCTCGCTGTCGGCGGGCCGTCGGCACCGCCGCCGTCGTCATCGAAGGTGACGGCCTTGCCGACGCCGTCGCGGACCGCCTCGCCCGCCCAGCGCAAGCCGTCGGCGCCAGCGCCGCGTGCCGCACGCCCGGCGGCGGCCGCGGCAGGCGGTCAGGCGGCGAGTGCGTCGGACGAGGACTGGACCGAGTTCTGA
- a CDS encoding STAS domain-containing protein — MQIELPPRCTLAEADALKARLSEALDHHDTDVELRGAAVVQAGTAALQLLLALKADLAQQGRSLRWTDPSDALTTTARQLWLTDALGLPTAQP; from the coding sequence GTGCAAATTGAGCTTCCCCCGCGATGCACCCTGGCCGAGGCCGATGCCCTCAAGGCACGCCTGAGCGAGGCGCTTGACCATCACGACACCGATGTCGAGCTGCGTGGCGCGGCCGTGGTCCAGGCCGGGACCGCCGCACTGCAGCTGCTGCTTGCGCTCAAGGCCGACCTGGCACAACAGGGCCGCAGCCTGCGCTGGACCGACCCTTCCGACGCCCTCACCACCACCGCCCGCCAGCTGTGGCTGACGGATGCCCTCGGCCTTCCGACCGCCCAGCCCTGA
- the cheD gene encoding chemoreceptor glutamine deamidase CheD has product MNARPDQALAGQPTIKVLPGGYHADHRDVVLVTTLGSCVSACLHDAGTGIGGMNHFMLPDGATDGSGSARYGIHAMELLINAMLQMGARRAKIVAKVFGGGAVLRQMTTLDVGQRNIRFVEAFLQTERIPVTARDLGGTHPRKVAFHTQSGRAFIKALPIQAADPMLAEEVRYRTQLVRAPISSGTVELF; this is encoded by the coding sequence ATGAACGCCCGTCCCGATCAGGCCCTGGCGGGTCAGCCCACCATCAAGGTGCTGCCGGGCGGGTATCACGCCGATCATCGTGATGTGGTGTTGGTCACCACGCTCGGTTCCTGCGTATCCGCCTGTCTGCACGACGCGGGGACCGGCATCGGCGGCATGAACCATTTCATGCTGCCGGATGGCGCCACCGACGGTTCGGGGTCGGCGCGCTACGGTATTCATGCCATGGAGCTGCTGATCAACGCCATGCTGCAGATGGGTGCAAGACGGGCCAAGATCGTGGCCAAGGTCTTTGGTGGTGGCGCGGTTCTGCGGCAGATGACGACACTCGATGTCGGCCAGCGCAACATCCGGTTCGTCGAGGCCTTTCTGCAGACCGAACGCATTCCCGTGACAGCGCGGGACCTGGGTGGCACCCACCCGCGCAAGGTCGCGTTTCATACCCAATCGGGACGGGCGTTCATCAAGGCGCTGCCGATTCAGGCTGCCGATCCGATGTTGGCCGAGGAGGTGCGCTATCGCACCCAACTGGTCCGAGCCCCCATTTCCAGCGGTACGGTGGAGCTGTTCTGA
- a CDS encoding protein-glutamate methylesterase/protein-glutamine glutaminase, protein MAVKVLVVDDSAMIRQLLSELLGGDPRIVVVGAAHDPYHAREMIKSLKPDVITLDVEMPRMDGLTFLDHLMRLHPMPVVMVSSLTQAGADAALRALELGAVDIVAKPQVGIVQGLREATERLREAVITAAGARLPSRVKAPVRRPQPLSLSTDFFFVLGASTGGTEALHDVIAALPPDAPGAVIVQHIPPMFSRTFAERLDRCCAVRVGEAFDGARIATGQVWVAPGGVQLRIRRDGARYVCRLGEDTRVNGFAPSVDVMFDSAAEAAGGNLAAALLTGMGDDGARGLTRLRQAGAFTCVQDEASSVVWGMPGAAVRLGGAEAVLPLTDVADRLMDAARRHVGRLNASSRAAAGR, encoded by the coding sequence ATGGCCGTGAAAGTGCTGGTGGTGGACGACTCGGCGATGATCCGGCAACTGCTGTCCGAATTGCTCGGTGGCGACCCCCGGATCGTCGTGGTGGGCGCTGCCCACGACCCATATCACGCGCGAGAGATGATCAAGTCGCTGAAGCCGGACGTGATCACGCTCGATGTCGAAATGCCGCGCATGGACGGGCTGACCTTTCTCGATCATCTGATGCGACTGCATCCGATGCCGGTGGTGATGGTGTCGTCGCTGACCCAAGCCGGCGCCGATGCCGCGCTGCGGGCCCTGGAGTTGGGTGCAGTCGACATCGTCGCCAAGCCGCAGGTGGGCATCGTACAGGGATTGCGCGAGGCGACGGAACGCTTGCGTGAGGCGGTCATTACCGCGGCGGGCGCGCGGCTGCCAAGCCGGGTGAAGGCGCCGGTTCGCCGACCCCAGCCGCTGAGCCTGTCGACTGACTTCTTTTTCGTGCTGGGGGCTTCTACCGGCGGTACCGAAGCGTTACACGACGTGATCGCCGCCTTGCCACCGGACGCGCCAGGTGCAGTGATCGTTCAGCACATTCCCCCCATGTTCTCGCGAACGTTCGCCGAGCGCCTCGATCGGTGCTGCGCCGTGCGGGTTGGCGAGGCATTTGACGGCGCGCGGATCGCCACCGGCCAGGTCTGGGTCGCGCCGGGCGGTGTGCAGTTGCGGATCCGCCGGGATGGCGCGCGTTATGTGTGTCGCCTCGGCGAGGACACACGGGTCAACGGCTTTGCCCCGTCCGTCGATGTGATGTTCGACAGCGCAGCCGAAGCGGCCGGCGGCAACCTCGCCGCCGCCCTGCTGACCGGCATGGGCGATGACGGCGCCCGTGGCCTGACACGGTTGCGGCAGGCCGGCGCATTTACCTGCGTTCAGGATGAAGCCAGCAGCGTGGTATGGGGCATGCCGGGGGCAGCGGTTCGTCTCGGTGGGGCTGAAGCGGTATTGCCTCTCACCGATGTGGCAGACCGTCTGATGGACGCTGCGCGTCGACATGTCGGTCGACTCAACGCCTCAAGTCGCGCGGCCGCTGGCCGATAA
- a CDS encoding CheR family methyltransferase produces the protein MAPNAAAPDLDAPVTGVTREVIFTARHFERVRRLIHQHAGISLADSKQDMVYSRLIRRLRACELDSFDRYLEGLEDPAHPEHGPFVNALTTNLTAFFREAHHFQRLRQHLLRPGAPARQLIWCAAASTGEEPYSLAITACEAFNSLNPPVRIIATDIDTDALSTASAGRYPLSRLAPLSVEQRQRFALKGRGRHEGMAQIRPELQRLIRFEQWNLLRPQPPPFRGADAVFCRNVMIYFDKPTQLQVLETLHAVMRPDGLMFAGHSESFFHAQHLFRNLGQTVYAPVTGSGR, from the coding sequence ATGGCTCCCAATGCTGCTGCGCCGGACCTCGATGCCCCGGTGACCGGGGTGACCCGCGAGGTCATCTTTACCGCTCGCCATTTCGAACGGGTGCGTCGGCTGATTCACCAGCACGCCGGCATTTCGCTGGCTGATAGCAAACAGGACATGGTGTACAGCCGGTTGATCCGGCGTCTCCGCGCCTGTGAACTCGACAGCTTTGATCGCTACCTGGAAGGCTTGGAGGATCCGGCACATCCCGAGCATGGCCCCTTTGTCAACGCGCTGACCACCAACCTCACGGCGTTCTTCCGCGAGGCGCATCATTTTCAGCGGCTGCGTCAACACCTGCTTCGGCCCGGGGCCCCAGCACGCCAGCTGATCTGGTGTGCGGCTGCCAGTACGGGTGAGGAGCCCTACTCGCTGGCGATCACCGCCTGCGAGGCGTTCAACAGTCTCAATCCTCCCGTACGTATCATCGCCACGGATATCGATACCGATGCCCTGTCCACCGCGTCGGCCGGTCGCTATCCGCTATCGCGACTGGCGCCTCTGAGCGTGGAGCAACGGCAGCGTTTCGCCCTGAAGGGTCGGGGGCGTCATGAAGGCATGGCGCAGATCCGACCGGAACTGCAACGGCTGATCCGCTTCGAGCAGTGGAACCTGCTGCGGCCGCAGCCGCCTCCATTCCGTGGCGCAGACGCGGTGTTCTGTCGCAACGTCATGATCTACTTCGACAAGCCGACGCAGTTGCAGGTGTTGGAAACCCTGCACGCGGTCATGCGGCCTGATGGCTTGATGTTTGCCGGGCATTCGGAAAGCTTTTTCCATGCCCAGCATCTGTTCCGAAATCTCGGACAGACCGTATATGCCCCCGTCACCGGGAGTGGCCGATGA